One Lytechinus variegatus isolate NC3 chromosome 14, Lvar_3.0, whole genome shotgun sequence genomic region harbors:
- the LOC121427551 gene encoding proton-associated sugar transporter A-like encodes MTIDGSAARPGAIEYVDEKNERSRLILNESTSSTADVRRDRRPKRTFCQLLRHGSQQFALEFAFSCETALGTPILLELGIPEVLQGLCWVLGPMLGFALGPLVGSLSDNCTSRWGRRRPFLLVLNLLVIVGSAGYLNVQYIQNDGLSMAVALVGILLVDLCAFLTESASRAYLLDVCDVDDVSQGLLMRTVLGGLGCGIAYVIVGVDWVDTPIDSVINSNYEVVFLFTVLVYLVCMTLSMTSIAEDPLPLEREDEKESEVAMKTIKRYTTEADTERQGSSSDEEEVAPTLRERISSIFGMPTCMRWLCLTHFFGWASFTTIVLYFTDYFAQEVLHGIPTAPINSTAFQAYQEGTRYGSWGLCIFGFSTAVLSLIFLKIQSCFSTKVLYIGPPLIFGLCVGSMAFLVDYPTPTLVLCSSFSLIFVTITTIPYDLLANYHDDENFTHPPNGPVRGQGTDMGILFAMTFLGQIVVSILIGPLVEVTQSQLPVVILTSVMAFSSVISAFFVTY; translated from the exons ATGACAATCGATGGATCCGCCGCACGACCGGGCGCAATCGAATACGTCGACGAGAAAAACGAAAGGTCCAGACTTATCCTCAACGAGTCGACGTCGTCGACGGCGGACGTGCGTCGAGATCGACGCCCGAAGAGAACCTTCTGTCAACTTCTTCGGCATGGCAGCCAACAGTTCGCGCTTGAGTTCGCCTTCAGTTGCGAGACGGCGCTGGGTACGCCCATACTCCTTGAGCTCGGGATACCGGAAGTGCTTCAAGGTCTCTGTTGGGTTCTCGGTCCAATGCTCGGTTTCGCTCTAGGTCCTCTGGTGGGTTCCCTCAGTGATAACTGTACCTCGAGATGGGGTCGTCGGAGACCCTTTCTCTTGGTGCTCAATCTTCTCGTTATTGTCGGCAGTGCTGGCTACCTCAACGTGCAGTATATTC AAAACGATGGGCTCAGCATGGCAGTTGCCCTTGTCGGTATATTGTTGGTCGATCTATGTGCATTCCTCACCGAGTCGGCGTCAAGGGCATATCTTCTCGACGTCTGCGATGTCGATGACGTCAGTCAGGGTCTTCTAATGAGAACGGTGTTGGGAG GTTTAGGATGTGGGATTGCTTACGTCATTGTTGGCGTCGACTGGGTGGACACGCCGATCGATTCGGTGATCAACAGTAACTACGAAGTCGTGTTCCTTTTCACTGTCTTGGTTTACCTCGTGTGCATGACGTTGTCGATGACCAGCATCGCCGAGGACCCACTGCCATTGGAGCGGGAAGATGAAAAGGAGAGCGAGGTCGCTATGAAGACAATCAAGAGATATACAACAGA AGCCGACACAGAACGACAGGGTTCATCATCTGACGAGGAGGAGGTAGCCCCGACGTTAAGGGAGCGCATCTCTTCGATCTTCGGTATGCCCACATGCATGAGGTGGCTGTGTCTGACGCATTTCTTCGGTTGGGCATCGTTTACCACCATCGTTCTCTATTTCACGGATTACTTCGCCCAGGAAGTGTTACACG GTATCCCGACAGCTCCGATAAACAGCACGGCCTTCCAGGCCTATCAGGAGGGTACCAGGTACGGGAGCTGGGGGCTCTGTATCTTTGGATTCTCCACCGCTGTTCTCTCAC TCATCTTCCTGAAGATCCAATCATGTTTCAGTACCAAGGTGCTCTACATTGGTCCTCCCCTCATCTTCGGTCTTTGTGTGGGCAGCATGGCGTTCCTGGTCGACTATCCCACGCCGACCCTCGTCCTATGCTCCAGTTTTTCGCTCATCTTCGTTACCATAACAACCATCCCCTACGATTTACTCGCCAACTATCACGACGATGAAAAT TTTACCCATCCACCGAATGGACCAGTCCGCGGACAAGGGACCGATATGGGCATTCTGTTCGCGATGACGTTTCTCGGTCAAATCGTCGTCTCAATTCTGATTGGTCCGCTGGTGGAAGTGACGCAATCACAATTACCTGTCGTCATCTTGACATCAGTCATGGCGTTCTCGTCTGTTATATCTGCTTTCTTTGTAACTTATTGA